One stretch of Natronolimnobius baerhuensis DNA includes these proteins:
- a CDS encoding HFX_2341 family transcriptional regulator domain-containing protein, with protein MTGDTELRPIVEVHIAPLGYEYDRICQPVLEYGADLLYLLEDDDGEAVPYHDQLIEELSDHGVAVHVREIDLGDMYDVLGEITTIVDEYREDIVRVNVSSGPKLADIGAALACMATDANGYYVHPEERAHPVTDTPRTAGMTVAEQLPSYPLETPTADQVRILNFIENKDTASYTPKKSDLIDFAEENDLTFMTKSQPANDKAKFALLNNRIIDPLLEIGYIDVESVGRTKQVLLTETGENALRAFRHKL; from the coding sequence ATGACAGGTGACACGGAGCTTCGGCCAATCGTCGAGGTCCATATCGCCCCGCTTGGGTACGAGTACGACCGAATTTGCCAGCCTGTCCTCGAATACGGCGCTGATTTGTTGTATCTGCTCGAGGACGACGACGGCGAGGCGGTTCCGTATCACGACCAACTGATCGAGGAACTTTCCGATCACGGTGTGGCGGTCCACGTCCGCGAAATCGACCTGGGCGATATGTACGATGTCCTCGGCGAGATTACGACCATCGTCGACGAGTACCGCGAGGATATCGTCCGCGTCAATGTCTCGAGTGGGCCGAAACTGGCTGATATTGGTGCGGCGCTTGCCTGCATGGCGACGGACGCGAACGGCTACTACGTCCACCCTGAGGAACGAGCGCATCCGGTCACTGACACGCCACGAACGGCAGGGATGACGGTCGCCGAACAGTTACCATCCTATCCACTCGAGACGCCGACAGCGGATCAGGTCCGCATTCTGAACTTCATCGAGAACAAGGATACAGCGTCTTACACGCCGAAAAAGAGCGATCTAATCGACTTCGCTGAAGAAAACGATCTCACCTTTATGACGAAATCCCAACCGGCCAACGACAAGGCGAAATTCGCCCTGTTGAACAACCGAATCATCGACCCGCTGCTCGAAATCGGCTATATTGACGTCGAATCGGTTGGGCGGACCAAGCAAGTGCTCCTCACCGAGACGGGAGAGAACGCGCTGCGGGCGTTTCGACACAAACTGTAG
- a CDS encoding tryptophanase — protein MVSYKSKSVERISLPSREERERNLQQAQYNVFNLPADAVFIDLLTDSGTGAMSDEQWAALLRGDEAYAGSQSFERLESAVSDVMGFEHVIPAHQGRGAENVLYGTLLGDTPDAVVPNNTHFDTTRAHVANQGAAPVDCPVPDAHDPDADEPFKGNTSLEELRAVVDDVGADQVPLVIQTITNNSAAGQPVSVDNTRRVREFAEEIDATFVIDACRFAENAYFVHQREDEFSDATIEEIAREQLGYADAIVMSGKKDGLVNTGGFVATNDPDLFDRCKQRAILYEGFPTYGGMAGRDLAAMAVGLREAVTETYVADRVEQVRTFGSLLADVGAPVYTPTGGHAVYLDAAEALPHLEATAFPGQALVCALYREGGVRGVELGSFAFPDTDRPELVRLAVPRRTYHREHFEHVAETVKTVLENSGAISGLEIATDPAIPELRHFTAGLEPVSP, from the coding sequence ATGGTCAGCTACAAATCGAAATCCGTCGAGCGTATCTCTTTGCCCTCGAGGGAGGAACGCGAGCGCAACTTACAGCAGGCCCAGTACAACGTCTTCAATCTCCCCGCTGATGCGGTGTTTATTGACTTACTGACCGACAGCGGGACGGGTGCAATGAGCGACGAGCAGTGGGCCGCACTCTTGCGAGGCGACGAAGCCTACGCCGGCTCACAGAGCTTCGAGCGCCTCGAGTCGGCAGTGTCTGACGTGATGGGCTTCGAGCACGTTATCCCGGCCCATCAGGGCCGAGGGGCGGAGAACGTCCTCTACGGCACGCTTCTCGGCGACACCCCCGATGCCGTGGTTCCGAACAACACCCACTTCGATACCACTCGCGCCCACGTCGCAAATCAGGGCGCAGCGCCGGTCGACTGTCCGGTACCTGACGCACACGACCCGGACGCCGACGAGCCGTTCAAGGGAAACACCTCGCTCGAGGAGCTTCGGGCGGTCGTCGACGATGTTGGGGCCGATCAGGTTCCGCTGGTGATCCAGACGATCACGAACAACTCGGCGGCGGGCCAGCCGGTGAGCGTCGACAACACCCGCCGGGTGCGCGAGTTCGCCGAGGAAATTGACGCGACGTTCGTCATCGATGCCTGTCGGTTCGCCGAGAACGCGTACTTCGTCCACCAGCGCGAGGACGAGTTTTCGGACGCCACAATCGAGGAAATCGCGCGCGAGCAACTCGGCTACGCCGACGCCATCGTCATGAGCGGGAAGAAAGACGGCCTGGTCAACACCGGCGGCTTCGTCGCGACCAACGATCCCGACCTGTTCGACCGCTGCAAGCAGCGAGCGATCCTCTACGAGGGCTTTCCGACCTACGGCGGGATGGCCGGGCGCGACCTCGCCGCGATGGCCGTCGGCCTGCGCGAAGCCGTCACGGAAACGTACGTCGCCGACCGCGTCGAACAGGTCCGAACGTTCGGCTCGCTGCTCGCCGACGTCGGCGCGCCGGTCTACACCCCGACCGGCGGCCACGCAGTCTATCTCGACGCTGCTGAAGCGCTCCCCCATCTCGAGGCGACGGCATTTCCGGGCCAAGCGCTGGTCTGTGCGCTCTACCGCGAAGGCGGCGTTCGCGGCGTCGAACTCGGGAGTTTCGCGTTTCCGGACACGGATCGGCCGGAACTGGTTCGTCTCGCCGTGCCGCGACGAACGTATCACCGCGAGCACTTCGAACACGTCGCTGAGACGGTCAAGACTGTCCTCGAGAACAGTGGGGCGATCTCGGGCCTCGAGATCGCGACCGATCCGGCGATTCCGGAGTTGCGTCACTTTACGGCGGGACTCGAGCCGGTGTCGCCCTGA
- a CDS encoding DNA-directed DNA polymerase II small subunit encodes MPLEDHARIVSELTSRGYNAEREAVTQLAATDQPAAVLEFLLEDLPADALVVRSAHVESARSALETDAAAANPDPAAPDSAAQTDSTPSVSTGTTQPTASGSGAETPVETEGSQPIERSVDHDLRDLEIAGDMTGQSTGTGEYSDFVTVFRDRLERLGSKLRGRINHRPATAIQSMPGGSEVAMVGLVNDVRSTASGHWLVELEDATGTFPWLVMKDREYADLVNELLCDEALAMEGTLSDDAGIAFVDSMYFPDVPRTHEPSTADRHVQAALISDVHVGSDEFMADAWNDFADWLHTEQAKHVEYLLLAGDMVEGVGVYPDQDDELEIIDIYEQYEAFNERLKQVPGDLDIVMIPGNHDAVRLAEPQPGFDERLRGIMSAHDPQIVSNPSTVTLEGVSVLMYHGVSLDEVIAELPEEKANYDEPHKAMYQLLKKRHVAPQFGGHTRLAPEEKDYLVIDEVPDIFHTGHVHKLGFGKYHNVLAINSGCWQSQTDFQKSVNIDPDAGFAPIVDLDTLDVTVQKFS; translated from the coding sequence GTGCCGCTCGAGGACCACGCCCGAATTGTCAGTGAACTCACTAGCCGCGGCTACAACGCCGAACGCGAAGCCGTGACGCAACTCGCTGCCACAGACCAGCCCGCGGCTGTCCTCGAGTTCCTCCTCGAGGACCTGCCGGCTGATGCACTGGTTGTTCGCTCTGCTCACGTCGAATCGGCGCGCTCGGCCCTCGAGACCGACGCAGCCGCGGCGAACCCGGATCCTGCCGCTCCCGACTCCGCCGCACAGACTGACTCCACCCCCTCTGTTTCGACTGGAACGACCCAGCCCACGGCGAGTGGCTCTGGGGCTGAAACTCCAGTCGAAACCGAGGGGTCTCAGCCCATCGAGCGGAGCGTCGATCACGACCTGCGCGACCTCGAGATTGCAGGCGATATGACCGGCCAGAGTACCGGCACGGGCGAGTATTCGGATTTTGTGACCGTCTTTCGGGACCGCCTCGAGCGACTCGGATCGAAGCTTCGCGGGCGGATCAATCACCGGCCGGCGACGGCGATTCAGAGCATGCCGGGCGGGAGCGAGGTCGCGATGGTCGGGTTGGTCAACGACGTTCGCTCGACGGCCAGCGGTCACTGGCTGGTCGAACTCGAGGATGCCACTGGAACCTTCCCGTGGCTTGTGATGAAAGATCGGGAGTACGCCGATCTGGTCAACGAACTGCTCTGTGATGAGGCGCTGGCGATGGAAGGGACACTGTCTGATGATGCCGGCATCGCGTTCGTCGATTCGATGTACTTCCCGGACGTGCCCCGAACACACGAGCCATCAACGGCTGATCGCCACGTCCAGGCCGCACTGATCAGCGACGTCCACGTCGGCAGCGACGAGTTCATGGCCGATGCCTGGAACGACTTTGCCGACTGGCTTCATACTGAGCAAGCCAAACACGTCGAATACCTGCTCCTCGCTGGCGATATGGTCGAAGGCGTCGGCGTCTACCCGGATCAGGACGACGAACTCGAGATTATCGACATCTACGAACAGTACGAGGCGTTCAACGAACGGCTCAAGCAGGTGCCAGGCGATCTCGACATCGTCATGATTCCGGGCAACCACGACGCGGTTCGACTGGCCGAACCTCAACCTGGATTCGACGAGAGACTGCGGGGGATTATGTCCGCCCACGACCCACAGATCGTGAGCAATCCCTCGACGGTCACGCTCGAGGGCGTCTCCGTCCTGATGTATCACGGGGTTTCACTGGACGAGGTCATCGCAGAACTTCCTGAGGAGAAAGCGAACTATGACGAGCCACACAAGGCGATGTACCAACTCTTGAAAAAGCGCCACGTCGCCCCGCAGTTTGGTGGTCACACCCGACTGGCACCCGAGGAGAAAGACTATCTCGTCATCGATGAGGTGCCCGACATTTTCCACACGGGCCACGTTCACAAACTCGGCTTTGGCAAGTATCACAACGTGCTCGCGATCAACTCGGGCTGTTGGCAGTCACAGACGGATTTCCAGAAGAGCGTCAACATCGATCCTGACGCAGGCTTTGCGCCAATCGTCGACCTCGATACGCTCGATGTCACAGTTCAGAAGTTCAGTTGA
- a CDS encoding aspartate kinase has product MRVVAKFGGTSLGSGDRIDRAADSVAAAVEDGHEIAVVASAMGSTTDDLLEDITFETDEMDRAQIVSMGERTSVRMLKAALASRGIEARFLEPGSEGWPVITDEYGEVDVEETQARALALAEEMDGVVPVLTGFLAEGPDGSITTLGRGGSDTTAVMMGKYMDADEVVIVTDVEGVMTGDPNVVEGARNVGEISVDELRNLSFRGAEVVAPSALSYKEGPLDVRVVHYQHGDLLDGGTSIEGEFKNLVDLRERPLACLTVAGRAIRNEPGIFQHLSEALGESDVNIDAVASGMDTITFYIDESEAERAENILHREVIARDELSSVTVDSPTAVIRVTGGELPNQPGIINEIVKPIADERIHLQDVVTSATSVALFVEWDDREKTLELTQDLF; this is encoded by the coding sequence ATGCGAGTTGTAGCTAAATTCGGCGGAACCAGTCTTGGCAGCGGTGACCGAATCGACCGCGCTGCAGATTCCGTCGCTGCAGCCGTCGAAGACGGCCACGAAATCGCCGTCGTCGCCAGCGCAATGGGATCGACCACGGACGACTTACTCGAGGACATCACCTTCGAGACTGACGAAATGGACCGCGCCCAGATCGTCAGTATGGGCGAGCGAACGTCCGTACGGATGCTCAAAGCCGCCCTCGCATCGCGGGGCATCGAGGCTCGCTTCCTCGAGCCTGGCAGCGAGGGCTGGCCGGTGATCACCGACGAGTACGGCGAGGTCGACGTCGAAGAAACACAGGCACGTGCACTCGCGCTCGCCGAGGAGATGGACGGCGTCGTTCCGGTCCTGACAGGCTTCCTCGCGGAAGGGCCGGACGGATCGATCACGACGCTCGGCCGCGGCGGGAGTGATACGACGGCCGTGATGATGGGCAAGTATATGGACGCTGACGAGGTCGTCATCGTGACCGACGTCGAAGGAGTCATGACCGGCGACCCGAACGTCGTCGAAGGCGCTCGCAACGTCGGCGAGATTTCGGTTGATGAACTCCGAAACCTTTCGTTCCGCGGTGCTGAGGTCGTTGCACCTTCTGCACTGTCGTACAAGGAAGGCCCGCTCGACGTTCGTGTCGTCCACTACCAACACGGCGACTTGCTCGACGGCGGGACGAGCATCGAAGGCGAGTTCAAGAATCTGGTCGACCTGCGCGAGCGCCCACTGGCCTGCCTGACTGTTGCCGGTCGCGCAATCCGCAACGAACCCGGTATCTTCCAGCATCTCTCGGAAGCACTCGGCGAGAGCGACGTCAACATCGACGCCGTCGCCAGCGGCATGGACACGATCACGTTCTACATCGACGAGTCCGAAGCCGAACGCGCCGAAAACATCCTCCACCGCGAGGTTATCGCCCGCGACGAACTCTCGAGTGTGACGGTCGACTCACCTACCGCTGTTATCCGCGTAACGGGTGGCGAACTGCCCAATCAGCCGGGAATCATCAACGAGATCGTCAAGCCAATCGCCGACGAGCGCATCCACCTGCAGGATGTCGTTACGAGCGCAACCAGCGTCGCCCTGTTCGTCGAGTGGGACGACCGCGAGAAGACCCTCGAGTTAACACAGGACCTGTTCTAA
- a CDS encoding AI-2E family transporter: MSNERGTRTTDQSPPSETAAQPTAPPEHTQSGRTRRYVLAGIVLTLGLLTGAILLEVLSTILLALTVAYVLLPVQRWFVRRGLSEWMGAVAATMIGFASALVVFSPIIGTLYFRLEEIIALIEGLPEEIPISVAAFDMTYVVDVAEMQGLAIDTVSSIGASLALALPVLAIKFALFVILLFALLLKGDAAGRAAIAPVPHDYRDIVYALARRARETLYAIYVLQLATSVATLALGYPLFWALGYEMAFTLAMIAAILQFVPIIGPSLLIVPIAVYHIAAGELAAAVLVGVLGISLIAWFPDIFVRPRLAQRSAGLAGSLYFVGFTGGLFTLGAIGIVVGPLIVAVFVEAVDLLADEVNGDVTLEALAEDALEGGSASSDAETDTGDPDASPPDPPLADD; encoded by the coding sequence ATGTCGAACGAGCGTGGGACGCGGACGACGGACCAGTCTCCTCCGAGTGAGACGGCGGCACAACCGACAGCGCCACCAGAACACACCCAGTCGGGGCGAACTCGTCGATACGTCCTCGCTGGGATCGTCCTCACGCTGGGACTTCTCACGGGGGCCATCTTGCTCGAGGTTCTCAGTACGATCTTGCTCGCGTTGACGGTTGCATACGTCCTCTTGCCCGTCCAGCGGTGGTTCGTCCGGCGTGGCCTCTCTGAGTGGATGGGCGCTGTCGCCGCGACGATGATCGGCTTTGCCAGTGCGCTCGTCGTCTTTTCGCCGATCATTGGTACCCTCTACTTTCGACTCGAGGAGATCATCGCACTGATCGAAGGACTGCCCGAGGAGATTCCGATTTCGGTGGCTGCCTTCGATATGACCTACGTCGTCGATGTCGCGGAGATGCAGGGGCTTGCCATCGACACCGTGAGCAGTATTGGGGCCTCACTCGCCCTCGCGTTGCCCGTGCTTGCGATCAAGTTTGCGCTGTTCGTCATCCTGCTGTTCGCGCTGTTGCTAAAGGGTGATGCCGCCGGCCGGGCCGCAATCGCGCCGGTACCCCACGACTACCGGGACATCGTCTACGCACTCGCACGACGCGCTCGAGAGACGTTGTATGCGATTTATGTTTTGCAACTGGCGACGTCCGTGGCGACGCTTGCGCTTGGTTATCCGCTGTTCTGGGCGCTTGGCTACGAGATGGCCTTTACGCTCGCAATGATCGCTGCCATCTTGCAGTTCGTGCCGATCATCGGTCCGAGTTTGTTGATCGTCCCGATTGCAGTCTATCACATCGCTGCGGGCGAACTCGCCGCGGCAGTGCTGGTCGGCGTCCTTGGCATTTCGCTCATCGCCTGGTTCCCCGACATTTTCGTCCGACCGCGACTTGCCCAGCGCTCGGCCGGCTTAGCTGGCAGCCTCTACTTTGTCGGCTTTACCGGCGGCCTCTTTACGCTCGGTGCAATCGGCATCGTCGTTGGCCCGCTGATCGTCGCTGTCTTCGTCGAAGCCGTTGACCTCCTCGCCGACGAGGTCAACGGCGACGTCACGCTCGAGGCGCTGGCTGAGGACGCACTCGAAGGTGGATCAGCATCTTCCGATGCTGAGACAGACACTGGTGATCCCGACGCATCCCCGCCCGACCCGCCGCTCGCTGACGATT
- a CDS encoding S24/S26 family peptidase, whose product MSGPDAGRVDDDDDWSGQEDQSTRQPPDDANTADDVTVADDGYVRWFLNTSDERVAITRDILSSVAIVAVVGLLLFGISGVWPPLVAVESGSMQPNMERGDLIFVVDNERFVGDDPIDGTGVVPMDNSDGHDKFGQDGDVIIFQPDGSEFQTPVIHRAHFWVDEGDDWVERADEDIIGDTTCEQVSTCPATHAGFITKGDANSGYDQHRGHVSDVVRPEWVTGKASFRIPWLGHVRLAFEDFFAGMAAPAPVIDVPASAFDGLNPAGLSASTLGATGVAGVGASASVGLAVAAGRTRDR is encoded by the coding sequence ATGAGCGGGCCCGATGCCGGCAGGGTTGACGATGACGACGACTGGTCTGGCCAAGAGGACCAGTCGACTCGGCAGCCACCGGACGACGCCAATACAGCGGACGATGTGACGGTCGCAGACGATGGCTACGTTCGCTGGTTTCTCAACACCAGTGACGAACGAGTCGCCATCACGCGAGATATTTTGAGTAGCGTCGCCATCGTCGCTGTGGTCGGCCTCCTGTTGTTCGGAATCAGTGGCGTCTGGCCCCCACTGGTCGCTGTCGAAAGCGGAAGCATGCAACCGAACATGGAGCGTGGCGATCTCATCTTTGTCGTCGACAACGAGCGCTTCGTGGGTGACGATCCCATCGACGGCACCGGCGTCGTGCCAATGGATAACAGCGACGGCCACGACAAGTTCGGACAGGATGGTGATGTCATCATCTTCCAACCCGACGGCAGCGAGTTCCAGACACCGGTGATCCATCGTGCCCACTTCTGGGTCGATGAGGGCGACGACTGGGTCGAACGGGCAGACGAGGATATCATTGGAGACACGACCTGTGAGCAAGTCAGCACCTGTCCCGCAACCCACGCCGGCTTCATCACGAAAGGCGACGCCAACAGCGGCTACGACCAGCATCGGGGCCACGTCAGCGACGTCGTCAGACCGGAGTGGGTCACCGGCAAGGCCTCGTTCCGCATCCCATGGCTCGGGCACGTCCGACTGGCCTTCGAGGACTTCTTTGCTGGAATGGCCGCTCCAGCACCCGTAATCGACGTTCCAGCGTCTGCGTTTGACGGGTTGAACCCCGCCGGGCTGTCAGCCAGCACCCTCGGCGCGACCGGCGTCGCCGGCGTCGGTGCCAGTGCAAGCGTTGGACTCGCCGTTGCCGCGGGCCGAACTCGAGACCGATAG
- a CDS encoding thiamine ABC transporter substrate-binding protein: protein MRRRSFLRRVGAGSSVCVAGLAGCFTREESDDPEEDTSNGSMDDALRVATDPSMVTGDASAGAWLKETFEEEYDTEIRWRVPEAGIDHFIRRGELEASLGADLYLGLTAGDLVRVDDALGAGALFESIDRDQLEYDQRLRGDLAFDDPANRVLPVGTRYLSLVFDEDELEAPPTTFEALLEEEYADALLAQDPRTSPSGLGFLLWTIVEYGTDFLEYWHGLTENGLEVHENWMDAYWTYLAAERPMLVSYSTDPVRAAADGRDLSRHQTTGLEGQHFQLTEGVAVFETTPRPDVAYEFIDFLLSETAQAELALRNAQYPAVEEPYVELPDAFDRVGEEPQQTVTADYDDLSGHLPGWLEEWDAEFGDEWADVTPPDPPDPDDPDAETTVEATSDDETESNESEPANETAGERE, encoded by the coding sequence ATGAGACGACGGTCGTTCCTCAGGCGCGTCGGCGCAGGCTCGAGCGTCTGCGTCGCCGGCCTCGCAGGCTGTTTTACTCGCGAGGAGAGCGACGACCCGGAGGAAGACACCAGCAACGGAAGCATGGATGACGCCCTGCGTGTTGCAACCGATCCGTCGATGGTCACCGGCGACGCCTCCGCCGGCGCGTGGCTCAAAGAAACTTTTGAGGAGGAATACGACACAGAGATTCGCTGGCGCGTCCCCGAAGCCGGTATCGATCACTTCATCCGCCGCGGCGAACTCGAGGCCAGCCTTGGTGCGGACCTCTATCTCGGGCTGACCGCGGGCGACCTCGTCCGCGTCGATGACGCACTCGGCGCTGGCGCACTCTTTGAGAGTATCGACCGCGACCAGCTCGAGTACGACCAGCGGCTTCGAGGCGACCTCGCGTTCGATGATCCCGCGAACAGAGTTCTGCCGGTCGGGACAAGGTATCTCTCGCTCGTCTTCGACGAAGACGAACTCGAGGCCCCACCGACAACCTTCGAGGCACTGCTCGAGGAGGAGTACGCCGATGCGTTACTCGCACAGGACCCACGGACGTCTCCCTCCGGACTCGGCTTCTTGCTGTGGACGATTGTCGAATACGGCACGGACTTCCTCGAATACTGGCACGGACTGACAGAGAACGGCCTCGAGGTTCACGAGAACTGGATGGATGCCTACTGGACGTATCTCGCCGCAGAGCGCCCGATGCTCGTCTCCTACTCGACGGACCCCGTCAGAGCAGCCGCGGACGGCCGCGACCTGAGTCGGCATCAGACGACCGGACTCGAAGGCCAACACTTCCAGTTGACTGAGGGTGTGGCCGTCTTCGAGACGACGCCGCGGCCAGACGTCGCGTACGAGTTCATCGACTTTCTGCTCTCGGAGACGGCCCAGGCAGAACTCGCCCTGCGAAACGCCCAGTATCCCGCCGTTGAGGAGCCATACGTCGAGTTACCGGACGCCTTCGACCGCGTGGGTGAGGAGCCCCAACAGACCGTCACCGCAGACTACGACGACCTCAGTGGCCACCTCCCCGGGTGGCTCGAGGAGTGGGACGCCGAGTTCGGCGACGAGTGGGCGGACGTGACTCCACCGGACCCACCCGATCCGGATGACCCAGATGCCGAGACAACGGTTGAAGCGACCAGCGACGACGAAACCGAGTCAAATGAGAGTGAGCCAGCAAACGAAACGGCAGGCGAGCGTGAGTGA
- a CDS encoding Cdc6/Cdc18 family protein produces MSDDDTEPTQSETDEIDNSDGFSADLEGTDLGGDEPKQGLFDDLLSGEPIFENKEVLRPSYTPHELPHRSDQINKMATILVAALRGETPSNILIYGKTGTGKTASAKFVSKELESTSKKYSVPCDVEYINCEVTDTQYRVLAQLANKFIEKNKARIDDQIDSLETLRDALEEYDADLEEQADLEIDPEVFESTSESSTPGVSTGPDKTQTESDSPGETEGSESGEDPTNSEAIDTGAESVDSDPTASTAPDAADHPLESTPFDSREEIDDRIESLEDDKDSFEDVPMTGWPTDRVYSVFFDAVDYDERVVVIMLDEIDKLVEKSGDDTLYNLSRMNSELENSRVSIIGISNDLKFTDFLDPRVKSSLGEEEIVFPPYDANQLRDILEHRSEVAFKGNALSDDVIPLCAAFAAQEHGDARRALDLLRTAGELAERSQAETIIEEHVREAQDKIELDRVVEVVRTLPTQSKLVLFSIILLEKNGVHSINTGEVFNIYKRLCEEIDADVLTQRRVTDLISELDMLGIVNAVVVSKGRYGRTKEISLSVPIDETEAVLLSDSRLSDIDDVQPFVQARFEN; encoded by the coding sequence ATGTCAGACGACGATACGGAACCGACACAGTCAGAGACAGACGAGATCGACAATAGCGATGGGTTTTCAGCAGATCTCGAGGGAACTGATCTCGGCGGCGACGAACCCAAGCAGGGATTGTTCGACGATCTTCTGAGTGGCGAGCCAATCTTTGAGAACAAGGAGGTTCTCAGACCGTCCTATACGCCACACGAACTCCCCCACCGCAGCGATCAGATTAACAAGATGGCAACGATCCTCGTTGCCGCGCTTCGTGGTGAGACCCCGTCGAATATCCTTATCTACGGGAAAACTGGAACCGGCAAGACCGCCAGTGCGAAGTTCGTCAGCAAGGAACTCGAGAGCACGTCCAAGAAGTACAGCGTCCCCTGTGACGTCGAGTACATCAACTGTGAAGTGACCGATACCCAGTATCGCGTCCTCGCACAGCTCGCAAACAAGTTTATCGAGAAGAACAAAGCCCGTATCGACGACCAGATCGACTCACTCGAGACGCTTCGTGATGCACTCGAGGAGTACGACGCTGATCTCGAGGAGCAAGCGGACCTCGAGATCGATCCCGAGGTGTTCGAATCCACTTCCGAGTCGTCCACCCCTGGCGTTTCAACTGGACCCGACAAAACGCAGACAGAGAGCGATTCTCCAGGCGAAACAGAGGGGTCTGAATCGGGCGAGGATCCGACTAATTCCGAGGCAATCGATACCGGAGCGGAGTCCGTTGACTCGGACCCCACCGCTTCGACTGCACCCGACGCGGCCGACCATCCACTCGAGTCGACGCCGTTTGACTCTCGTGAGGAAATCGACGACCGGATCGAGTCGCTCGAGGATGACAAGGACTCGTTCGAGGACGTGCCGATGACCGGCTGGCCGACCGACCGCGTCTACAGCGTCTTCTTTGACGCCGTCGATTACGACGAGCGCGTTGTCGTCATCATGCTCGACGAAATCGATAAACTCGTCGAGAAAAGCGGCGACGACACGCTGTATAACCTTTCACGGATGAACTCTGAACTCGAGAACTCGCGCGTCTCGATCATCGGTATCTCGAACGACCTGAAGTTCACGGACTTTCTCGATCCGCGCGTCAAGTCCTCGTTGGGTGAAGAGGAGATCGTCTTCCCGCCATACGACGCGAATCAGTTGCGAGACATCTTAGAGCACCGCTCTGAGGTCGCGTTCAAAGGGAACGCACTCTCGGATGACGTGATTCCATTGTGTGCGGCGTTTGCCGCTCAGGAACACGGCGACGCTCGTCGTGCACTCGATCTGTTGCGGACTGCTGGTGAACTCGCAGAGCGCTCGCAGGCTGAGACGATCATCGAAGAACACGTCCGCGAGGCCCAGGACAAGATCGAACTTGACCGCGTCGTCGAAGTCGTGCGTACCCTTCCCACGCAGTCGAAACTCGTCCTCTTCTCGATCATCTTACTCGAGAAAAACGGCGTACACAGCATTAACACGGGCGAGGTGTTCAACATCTACAAGCGACTCTGTGAGGAGATCGACGCTGATGTGCTCACCCAGCGACGGGTGACGGATCTGATTAGCGAACTCGATATGCTGGGGATCGTCAACGCTGTCGTCGTCTCGAAGGGACGGTACGGCCGCACCAAAGAGATCAGTCTCTCGGTGCCAATCGACGAGACCGAAGCCGTGTTGCTCTCGGATTCGCGCCTCTCGGATATCGACGATGTCCAGCCGTTCGTTCAGGCGCGATTCGAGAACTGA
- a CDS encoding winged helix-turn-helix domain-containing protein, translating to MARQHYRQQNLEANIDIDVEAALTLLGDEYVQEIFAVLREDPATARELTDRCPGSKVTIYRRLNDLTDAGLVESEPQIRPDGNHCKQYRAVVDELTISLTGDEFEATVEA from the coding sequence ATGGCACGACAGCATTACCGACAACAGAACCTCGAGGCGAACATCGATATCGATGTCGAGGCGGCACTGACCCTGCTTGGGGACGAGTACGTCCAAGAAATCTTCGCGGTGCTTCGCGAGGACCCAGCGACCGCTCGAGAGTTGACGGATCGCTGTCCGGGATCGAAGGTGACGATCTACCGCCGGCTGAACGATCTCACGGACGCCGGACTCGTCGAGTCAGAGCCACAGATTCGACCCGATGGCAATCACTGCAAGCAGTACCGCGCCGTCGTCGACGAACTGACGATTTCGCTGACTGGAGACGAATTCGAAGCGACGGTCGAGGCGTGA